DNA from Danaus plexippus chromosome 6, MEX_DaPlex, whole genome shotgun sequence:
AAATTAATATCAAGACTATTTACAAATGAATAAGacatctaatatttttaaaattatggcGATCTaaatgtcataataaaatgttaatgtgtGTTGCCATAATATAATGACaagaatttcattttaataaatccgtCTCTTTGTCCTGCTGAAATTCGGATTCTGAAGTCgaatttgaaatatgttaatagtgaatttaagttaatataacgCTGCttctcaaatattatttaggatttggttattaataaaattcaaacatcCTACATAATTCGAAATCGTTATTAAATAGCACACATTATCTGGCAACAGTGGCACGTCGCCCATtgagagaaaaaatatttttaaaaatttattatccaTTGTTTTTCGACTTCTGCCAGTAATGTTGTAGCCATTTTCCTTTTCACTTCATTGAAGAGGTTTTTATTAAGCAATATATGTTACAGTTATGCGATATTTTATCAGAGACATTTCGAGGGATCGATCAAAAATCTCTTTTGGTTTTTTGTTCGAAATGTTAAGGGTTTAATCGATTAtgtatagtttataattttttatgttattatatgtgtattttgatattacctaataatattttgcatataatattaaataaacgacATGAacagattaattaatttatgaaatcacaaatagtataattttttacgaGTCTCGACTTCatcaatacaattttttattcgtttttgttaataatatattattttttatctttctcCCCTCCAGTTACCTTTACTTCTATGACTTTGTTTCCAAAAAAAGGAAATCACGAAGTCGTACCAATTTACATTCCATTATACTTTTTCTGTGACGGTTCGATACTTCAAAGTTCTTAGTAAAATTTCTTATGAGAgcggttttataataatctatagTACATACAACAAAAAAGTGTACCTAACCTCtccttaattttaagttaatattccAGACATTTCGTCTTGACACTTTAAGGAGCTACGAATAGTTCCATATTCAAATTACCAGACTGTGAAAGCCGAACAGCTTATTTTCTCCAGATAAACCTCGTACTTTCGattctatgtaaataatacaGCTCTTTCTATAAACAAGATATTGCTAGACTGGTCGTGCATGTCTCGAGGAAAGCTATTGGATTTATgatgtttttcaataaatacctAGTCTCACGAGCGCAGTAACTAAATTATCACCTCGAGTCCTTGGCACTTTATGAAGTGCAGACGTGATAATTTATGAGAACGAACAGTAATCATTAAATCTATgcatacatataacatataatttatttgctgTATGCAGAGTACATATTTGTGATAATcctattaaaaaatgtcaGTATCAGATACTTGTGTTTGATTTTTTGTTGtggaataaactttaattgcaTTAACTGCTAATTTATCATACGGTACTCGAATTTTTCTGGCTTCTTTTTAATCCTCAGTACCTATTTTAGTCTACAAAAAAATGGCCAATGTGACTGTTAAGAGTATACTTAACGAAacgtcaataatatttataatcaatgtaaaaatatatattatcaaataataacacaatataGAGTTCGATAAAATCAATCCTCTGGAATTTCTTCTTGCATAAACTCGCCAACCTCCTCCGTGTTCGTTTCTATCTGATATGCTAAGTCCTCTACAGCTGGATGCTCTTCTGCTATTGCTTGAATATCGGATTTAATCGACTGAATAGACTTCTTTATATCTTCTGTTGGATTTACTTGAAATACTGACATAATGGGATCATTATTATCTTCTTGAGCTAATTTTAATTCCGAGTCAACTGATTTTCGTTTTTCAACTGGCGCTGGCTTCTCTACTGTTACATCTAATTCGTTTTGTCCCGTTGGTCCCTGCATCGGAGAGTCGTCTTCTTGTGCTGATGAAGACTCCTCATTATCATCGTCTTTCATGAAGTTTTCCCTGAAACAAATCGTAGCGTTATCAAATTAATCGCATCTAAAGACAGTCATGGTTTGACGTCTTTGataaaagatatacatattCTCGTCcaaaaacgataaaaaattataagtaggtATGcgcatttttataaagatatcgAATAAATAACACGCAAGgtataatattgataagtttttaaaagataaagaaaaataaagaattaacaGAAAATACACCTtagtcttaaataattttaatttattcattaggTACATTTTACTACGATCAATGTTTTCCAAACCagacacatttaaataattaaaatttttatagtcaGTTATTAGATATCGTAAAAACTGTATGTGTTTACACTGTGAAGCGGATGACGGCGATGCCAAGTTTCTGTGTTTTTggcaaaagaaaataaaacaatatttgataaaCTGGAACTAAATCCAATGGAAATAAGCAACTAGCGACCAACAGCtgatttttgtaaagtatTATTGGATTCTacccaaaataaaatactctcTACTCGAATAGATTGGTCAAATTGACGGTGTCGAGTATAAGGATGTTTAGACAGTGTATTTTTACACCAAACAATTGCGTTACAAATCATCCAGTTATTTAGGTTCGAAGTAAACCGTAAACAATCTTTCCTGATAGTATATTTCATGAAACTGAATTATTTTTGGACGTAGCTGGGAAGCGCTGGCATCGATAGACTGTTTGTATTGAATTGTCCGACGAGGGACTGTTGGATTATGTTTGGTGAGTAGAATTTTCGATAGTCTAATCAGCCCATACATTATCTTCGACCGAAATCATTCAGATTGCTATTGAAAAACAACTAAACAAAACTGCCCACGTTTCATGATAAAGTCTAACTTGTCAATAAAGTGTCAggataaattattcatatagtaaataaacttCTGATCTACATGATGTGTCCTAGGTCGTTGAAGCGAATGACCAACTGAATTCCTGTCTGCACTGCGCGGGCTATTTCTATCTGcgaatacatttaatacattttgttttgctCCGCTCTCTCTTCAGTATCTAAAGTCTAAACTCTGAAGTATATCGATCTCTGATTGATCATTAACTTTTTTTCATCCTTATATAATCTGCGTGTAGATCAAAGCACGATATGtatctataattttgttattaaacttcaacaactcaaaataaaaaccaaaaacaaagttttatcgCGACAAATGTGATGTTACAACTTTgtcatcaaaatatttgatgtacGGAAATCATCAATTACtggaaaaaattgtattaagtcTGTCATGGCGGGTCACGTAACTCAGCCTTGAGGTACAAATTACAATACGCTTTTCAGATGTCACtgtgaataacattttaaataatacatttcagAACGTCGAATCGATTGAACTCGGTTCCGTGGGAACGAAAcggatgataaataaatatattgctctataaataatagttttctcTAGTATAActttagacaaaaaaataaccattGAATTGTAAGCCATTTAACCGAACAAACTATAACTCTTCTGAAAAACAcctgtaaataaattgtttaaatctaaacataaaaaattgcaGTTAACTCATCGATAATGACTAACAGGCCACGGTCGTCAGCTAACTGACCAACGTACGTGTCACGTCATGGAAAAAGGTTAGAACACAATACGTTCAGGCTTAGCTATGAGATCATAGTGATCATATGACCAGTCTAAAGTAAAATTAGCTTGCTTTGTTAGCtcgacaaatattatttagttatatctacaaaagttttatttcgtaTTCATTTAGACGGCGATATAGCTAAAGTGAATCTAACAGTCGAAAAAACCCATTGGTTAAAAAAACCATTGCTTACTATTAGTGTTCACATAAATTATGACGAATTGCAACGTTAAAATGACAAGTTATTTCACAATAGTTGAAGGCGTTtgtaatagttataatttaaagaaatatttttcatttaaagcaataacattaaactgaaaaacaaacattttccGCAACAAAAACACGTACGAAATTATACAATCTAAGTAATAAATCTTGAATAAAAGAGTTCTAAGATTTCTCCAATCTATTAcatcaataaatttcaataaactcTGAAACTGCAATAAAATGCGTTTAATCTTGATAGATAcagagtaaaaaatatattgaatcttttatttaaattctgtaattttactgtttttttttttttattgagtagTTTATATCTGCGCTGAGACGGTATCGTCTATCGACCTTATCTTGGCGTCAGTCCAACGATTCCCTTGAAGTAGAATTTCTAATGGGTAGCCAACTCTAATTATATAATCGATATATTCAACGTTATTTACGTTGCAagggttttttaaataaaaacataagaaattaaatggatttcttttttttctaatataaacaatataatatggcagaataaaaaatctttatctgTTCTAATATAGAATGTCACTTGTCAGATGATTGgatgctataatttttttattatttttatttatatctgtcATCCTATCCATCGTTTAAATCCATTACtttgagttattttatttgcattaaatGCGGGCTCATCCAACGCTATTTCTATCGTCGGCCGACAACCCCGCATAGTCTAAGCTTATATTACTATCcctgttattaaatatacttatatgaatatacatacacatcttaaataaaatatggacgtaaataaattacatggTTGGGAAATTTAGCTTTATGACTGAAAACAGAATATCAGCAAatccaataaattatttataacatttacttaattttatattttttattttcatcttttTCTGTCACCTATAGAATATATCCAGTACActaatatttccttttaattaacaatattccACATCATGCATTTCGCTGCCCACGAGCCATTAAATCAGTCCGTCTTAGACCATGTGACGTTATACAACTTCCTACTCACAATTAATTACCTACAGTATAGagataattaagaataaataaaactgatcgtTCATTACTTATTATCGTTTTAATTAAGTCTTTTAGATAGTACTTACGGAtagtattataactttttaaaatttctgaacgttttttttaataaaagtaatatctgTCAACTCATTTCGCATGAATACATTCATACCTACATAACAAATATGTAATGAATGCGATTTATGTGTGTTATGACACCAGCATGTGTTTAATAAACAGCGACAAGGTCGGATTTTGCCACAAGTCGATCGATCCCAGTAAATTCAATACTCATAGtacaaaatagtatattttttactacttaaacactactattataaatcttttcatataatatcgTTAGGttgttttctatattaaaaactgttaGATTTAtcctctttatatatttatattgcaaaCTAACTACATACTTAAAGTACTCAACCGACCTAAACGCTTGCACACTATAAACGTCACTGTCACaggataaaagaaatatttgtaatgtaaacCATTAACCTACAAACCTAACACCATgcagattttatatattatgaaatgaaaaaaaaattatacattttaataaaggtaTATAGGTTACAATGAATATTTCCCTGAAAAGATACattgtaaatgaaatttaaatctataacagttattttactactaaaaaatatacgtatttatCAAACGTTTGTAATGCAATGGAACAATTATGGTATGTTTAGAGTATAATGTCAGGGAATCCAAGGCCGTTGGATCAAATCAATATCTGATAATTCGCATCAGCTGGTGACGGTCTTATCAAACCATGGTTTATATTACCTTGGCTCAAGATTTAACGGTTCAGCAAACGA
Protein-coding regions in this window:
- the LOC116779022 gene encoding uncharacterized protein LOC116779022 isoform X3; the protein is MCQIINMENFMKDDDNEESSSAQEDDSPMQGPTGQNELDVTVEKPAPVEKRKSVDSELKLAQEDNNDPIMSVFQVNPTEDIKKSIQSIKSDIQAIAEEHPAVEDLAYQIETNTEEVGEFMQEEIPED
- the LOC116779022 gene encoding uncharacterized protein LOC116779022 isoform X1, whose product is MQLSLTHVSAGCAKSRAMKTVVENFMKDDDNEESSSAQEDDSPMQGPTGQNELDVTVEKPAPVEKRKSVDSELKLAQEDNNDPIMSVFQVNPTEDIKKSIQSIKSDIQAIAEEHPAVEDLAYQIETNTEEVGEFMQEEIPED
- the LOC116779022 gene encoding uncharacterized protein LOC116779022 isoform X2; its protein translation is MAEGMIIFTLWYIALAYNYYKENFMKDDDNEESSSAQEDDSPMQGPTGQNELDVTVEKPAPVEKRKSVDSELKLAQEDNNDPIMSVFQVNPTEDIKKSIQSIKSDIQAIAEEHPAVEDLAYQIETNTEEVGEFMQEEIPED